A part of Flavobacteriaceae bacterium GSB9 genomic DNA contains:
- a CDS encoding efflux RND transporter permease subunit, producing the protein MAYKKNKKQVDKEFGLSSWAINNKTTMYVLIAVFFYIGASAFFSMPRENFPEVNETKIYVSSVFPGNTAEDIEKLITDPLEDKLKTVSNVVEITSTSQEDYGMIVVEFDENITVEQAKQKVKDEIDTETSSEDWPTFNGAKVEPDVFELSLSEEMPILNINISGDYPIEKLKEYAEYLQDEIEDLLEIKKADIRGAQEKEVEVAVDIYKMMAAKVTFSDIIGAINNGNVTMSAGNLKASGQRRTIRVLGEIEKPSELENFVVKSENGNPIYLKDVATVSFTEEDKTTYAREFGEPVVMLDVKKRAGKNMVAAAEQIQVIVKDAIDNVFPPDLKVTITNDQSEKTIGQVDDLVNNIIFGVILVVTVLMFFLGFKNAIFVGFAIPMSMFMSLMLLNMIGYSLNTMVLFGLIMGLGMLVDNGIVVVENVYRLMDEEGMTRIEAAKKGIGEIAFPIIISTLTTVAAFIPLGLWPGIMGEFMKILPITLSIVLGSSLFVAIFFNSVLVSQFMNNEDKDMPLNQIIKTTAIMAVIGILVFITGGEYRALGTLMVFTAIMLWIYRLFLRKWANSFQTKTLVKLENFYERQLRGALSGKRPYFYSIGIFLILIVSFITFGVSLATQRTKVEFFPDNKPNQIIVYIEYPQGTAIEKTNAITKEIEKRVYKVLDNSQYKNGDYNFMVESAVSQVGEGAGNPQTDGGSAAEMPHKAKITASMREYKYRQGEDSELLRQKVQEALVGIYPGVLISVEKDANGPPAGAPINIEIEGDDYNELIAIAENMREFINTKNIAGIDELKIDVNKDKPSMQVSVDREKAGELGISSAQVGQQLRNSIFGAKAGIYKEGGDDYDIYVRFNEDNRYNTSALFNQNITFRTNTGQLKEIPISAVSKYENTSGFSAIKHKDTKRVVTVYSALAPGYTDAGAIVHQIQNEMKSFEGLPEDIKIDYTGQIEEQNKQMAFLMGAFFTGLGLIFFILIFQFNSISKPTIIMLAIFLSLIGVFGGLVITGKAFVIMMTMVGIISLAGIVVNNGVVLLDYAQLLIDRKKIENDIDDDNYLSNEDLFESIVKAGKARLRPVLLTAITTILGLIPLAIGLNINFFTLFKDFNPNIYMGGDNVVFWGPLAWTVIYGLFIATFLTLIIVPVLFFLSMKLKMWMFKNRVANAEVSNTKETFNKDKRLE; encoded by the coding sequence ATGGCCTATAAAAAAAATAAAAAACAAGTCGATAAAGAATTTGGTTTATCATCGTGGGCCATCAACAACAAAACCACGATGTACGTACTTATTGCCGTGTTTTTCTACATTGGTGCCTCTGCTTTTTTTAGTATGCCCAGAGAAAATTTTCCAGAGGTAAACGAAACTAAAATTTATGTTAGCTCTGTGTTCCCAGGGAATACGGCTGAAGACATCGAAAAGCTCATTACTGATCCGCTTGAAGATAAGTTAAAGACAGTGAGCAATGTAGTTGAAATCACCTCTACTTCGCAGGAAGATTATGGAATGATTGTAGTTGAGTTTGATGAAAACATTACTGTAGAGCAGGCCAAACAAAAAGTAAAAGATGAAATAGACACCGAAACTTCTAGCGAAGACTGGCCCACCTTTAACGGTGCCAAAGTAGAACCTGACGTTTTTGAATTGAGCCTTTCGGAAGAAATGCCCATTTTAAACATTAACATTTCGGGCGACTACCCTATTGAAAAACTAAAGGAATACGCCGAATATCTTCAAGATGAAATTGAAGATTTATTGGAAATTAAAAAGGCCGATATCCGTGGTGCACAGGAAAAAGAAGTTGAAGTAGCGGTCGATATTTACAAAATGATGGCTGCAAAAGTAACCTTTAGCGATATTATTGGTGCTATAAACAACGGTAACGTTACCATGTCGGCCGGTAATTTAAAAGCTAGTGGGCAGCGCCGCACCATTCGTGTTTTGGGTGAAATTGAAAAGCCTTCGGAGTTAGAAAATTTCGTTGTAAAATCTGAGAATGGCAACCCTATTTACCTAAAAGATGTCGCAACGGTATCATTTACTGAAGAAGATAAAACCACTTACGCCCGCGAATTTGGTGAGCCCGTAGTGATGCTCGATGTAAAAAAACGTGCTGGAAAAAACATGGTTGCCGCAGCAGAACAAATTCAGGTTATTGTAAAAGATGCTATAGACAATGTGTTCCCTCCCGACCTAAAAGTAACCATTACAAATGACCAGTCTGAAAAAACCATAGGTCAAGTAGACGATTTAGTAAACAATATCATCTTTGGGGTGATTCTGGTAGTTACCGTTTTAATGTTCTTTTTAGGATTTAAAAATGCCATTTTTGTTGGTTTTGCCATCCCTATGTCCATGTTTATGTCGCTCATGCTACTCAATATGATTGGCTATAGCCTGAATACCATGGTGCTTTTTGGTTTGATTATGGGGCTCGGTATGTTGGTTGACAATGGTATTGTAGTAGTAGAAAACGTCTACCGACTCATGGATGAAGAAGGCATGACACGCATTGAGGCCGCCAAAAAAGGCATTGGCGAGATTGCATTTCCCATTATAATTTCAACATTAACCACAGTAGCGGCGTTTATTCCTCTAGGGCTATGGCCCGGTATTATGGGCGAATTCATGAAAATTTTACCTATTACGCTTTCCATTGTTTTGGGGTCGTCATTATTCGTGGCCATCTTTTTCAACTCGGTGTTAGTCTCACAATTCATGAATAATGAAGACAAAGACATGCCGTTAAATCAGATTATAAAAACAACAGCAATCATGGCTGTAATTGGCATTTTGGTATTCATAACTGGTGGTGAATACAGAGCCTTGGGGACACTCATGGTTTTTACAGCCATTATGCTTTGGATTTACCGACTCTTTTTACGCAAATGGGCCAATAGCTTCCAAACAAAAACATTGGTTAAACTTGAAAACTTTTATGAGCGACAATTACGTGGCGCGCTTTCAGGAAAACGCCCCTATTTTTATAGTATCGGAATCTTCCTAATACTCATTGTTTCTTTCATAACCTTTGGCGTGTCTTTAGCCACCCAAAGAACAAAAGTGGAGTTTTTTCCAGACAATAAGCCCAACCAAATTATTGTATACATTGAGTATCCGCAAGGTACAGCCATCGAAAAAACCAATGCCATTACCAAAGAAATAGAAAAACGTGTTTACAAGGTATTGGACAACAGCCAGTATAAAAATGGCGATTACAACTTTATGGTTGAAAGTGCAGTTTCGCAAGTAGGTGAAGGTGCCGGAAACCCACAAACCGATGGTGGTTCGGCTGCCGAAATGCCACACAAAGCCAAAATCACGGCCTCCATGCGCGAGTACAAATACCGTCAAGGCGAAGACAGTGAGCTTTTACGACAAAAGGTACAGGAAGCCTTGGTTGGCATTTACCCAGGAGTATTGATTTCGGTTGAAAAAGACGCTAACGGTCCGCCGGCGGGTGCACCTATCAATATTGAAATTGAAGGAGACGACTACAATGAATTAATTGCGATAGCCGAAAACATGCGCGAATTCATCAATACGAAAAATATTGCTGGAATCGATGAGCTTAAAATTGATGTTAACAAAGACAAACCATCGATGCAAGTTTCGGTTGACCGCGAAAAAGCTGGAGAATTAGGTATAAGCTCTGCCCAAGTGGGACAGCAACTCAGAAACTCCATTTTTGGAGCAAAAGCTGGAATTTACAAAGAAGGCGGAGACGATTATGATATCTATGTCCGTTTCAACGAAGATAACCGCTATAACACCAGTGCCCTATTCAACCAAAACATAACGTTTAGAACCAATACGGGCCAACTTAAGGAAATCCCTATTTCTGCAGTTTCAAAATACGAAAACACCTCAGGTTTTAGTGCCATTAAGCACAAAGATACCAAACGTGTGGTAACGGTTTACTCTGCCTTAGCACCAGGTTATACCGATGCAGGTGCCATTGTTCACCAAATTCAAAATGAAATGAAAAGTTTTGAAGGTTTGCCAGAAGACATCAAAATAGATTACACGGGGCAAATTGAAGAGCAAAATAAACAAATGGCATTTTTAATGGGCGCCTTTTTTACTGGCTTGGGGTTAATTTTCTTTATTTTAATTTTCCAATTCAACTCCATTTCAAAGCCCACTATTATTATGCTGGCCATATTTTTGAGTTTAATTGGCGTATTTGGCGGTCTTGTAATTACAGGAAAAGCTTTTGTAATTATGATGACCATGGTAGGTATTATTTCGCTTGCGGGAATTGTAGTAAATAATGGGGTTGTGCTTCTCGACTATGCACAACTTTTAATTGACCGAAAGAAAATTGAAAATGATATTGATGATGACAATTACTTAAGCAACGAGGATCTTTTTGAAAGCATTGTTAAAGCCGGTAAAGCTCGTTTACGCCCCGTTTTGTTAACAGCTATCACAACCATTTTGGGACTAATACCTTTAGCCATTGGATTAAATATTAATTTCTTTACACTTTTTAAAGATTTTAATCCTAATATTTACATGGGTGGAGATAATGTGGTATTTTGGGGCCCATTAGCTTGGACGGTTATTTACGGATTGTTTATTGCGACATTCTTGACACTTATTATAGTACCTGTTTTATTTTTCCTTTCAATGAAACTTAAAATGTGGATGTTCAAAAATCGTGTAGCCAATGCTGAAGTCTCTAATACGAAAGAAACTTTTAATAAGGATAAAAGGTTAGAATAA
- a CDS encoding NAD(P)/FAD-dependent oxidoreductase, with the protein MTTTVIVGGNFAGMTAALEIKRKGKDQHKVILIDKSPLFLFVPSLIWVPFGRREIKDISFRKDEILRKKGVEFLVAEAIKVDAKRQEVITEKSLVHYDHLVIATGPKVKYDVAPGVEEYAHYIGTPNGAMKTRHALEEFKNNPGPIVIGATQNAGCMGAAYEFLFNVEKWLREQNIRKKVDLYWITPETFLGHFGIDGITGGETMLKSFMKMFNIHYRTEVGVKEVKKNKVVLTTGEELPSRFTMLMPPFLGVEFVKNSPDLKATANGYIPVTDDYRHTELANVWAAGIAVDVKLPFKPGKVPFSGPKTGYPSDETGKIVAENIIRVTNGKSELKKKAWGKIPGICVMDAGKKEVIILSDKLFKPRNFAIMIPNVFYDFSKVLFEKYFLWKTRKGLSFLP; encoded by the coding sequence ATGACAACAACAGTAATAGTAGGAGGGAATTTTGCAGGTATGACAGCAGCTCTTGAGATAAAGCGTAAAGGAAAAGACCAACATAAGGTGATATTGATTGATAAATCACCATTGTTTTTATTTGTGCCATCACTAATTTGGGTGCCTTTTGGTAGACGTGAGATTAAAGATATTTCATTCAGGAAAGACGAGATACTTAGAAAAAAAGGTGTCGAGTTTTTAGTTGCTGAAGCGATTAAGGTTGATGCTAAACGGCAAGAAGTTATAACAGAAAAATCATTGGTGCATTACGACCATTTGGTTATTGCCACAGGCCCAAAAGTTAAATACGATGTTGCTCCGGGTGTTGAAGAGTACGCTCATTACATAGGAACACCAAATGGTGCTATGAAAACGCGCCATGCCTTGGAGGAATTTAAAAATAATCCAGGGCCAATTGTAATAGGAGCTACCCAAAATGCCGGATGCATGGGGGCTGCCTATGAATTTTTATTCAATGTTGAAAAATGGCTTAGGGAACAAAATATTAGGAAAAAGGTAGATTTGTACTGGATTACTCCTGAAACCTTTTTAGGGCATTTTGGTATTGACGGTATAACCGGAGGCGAAACCATGTTAAAATCTTTTATGAAAATGTTCAATATCCACTATAGAACTGAAGTGGGCGTTAAAGAAGTTAAGAAGAATAAAGTAGTTTTAACTACCGGAGAAGAACTACCAAGTCGTTTTACAATGCTAATGCCGCCGTTTTTAGGTGTGGAGTTTGTAAAAAACTCTCCAGATCTAAAAGCTACGGCAAATGGTTACATTCCCGTTACAGACGATTACAGACATACCGAGTTAGCCAATGTATGGGCGGCAGGAATTGCAGTAGATGTTAAACTACCTTTTAAACCTGGTAAGGTGCCTTTCTCAGGGCCAAAAACAGGCTACCCCTCTGATGAAACAGGAAAAATCGTGGCCGAAAACATTATTAGAGTAACCAACGGTAAATCCGAATTGAAGAAAAAGGCTTGGGGCAAAATACCGGGTATTTGTGTTATGGATGCTGGAAAAAAAGAAGTGATTATTTTAAGCGATAAGCTTTTTAAACCTAGAAATTTTGCCATAATGATACCCAATGTATTTTATGATTTTTCTAAGGTATTGTTTGAAAAATATTTCCTTTGGAAAACCAGAAAAGGACTATCCTTTTTGCCTTAA
- a CDS encoding nuclear transport factor 2 family protein, whose amino-acid sequence MKKLVIFLLLLCAFNSFSQTSVEDDVKAINKVLKKQRLAWSKNNLEEFMEAYWKSDSLKFYSSHGVINGWHNTLERYQKAYPTEAHTGKLSYKINDVTKISDGAYYVLGEYHIKREVGNADGIFMVVFKNINGKWKVIANTSM is encoded by the coding sequence ATGAAAAAACTGGTTATATTTTTATTGTTGCTTTGTGCTTTTAATAGCTTTTCACAAACATCAGTTGAAGACGACGTTAAGGCCATAAACAAAGTTTTAAAAAAGCAACGCCTGGCGTGGTCTAAAAATAATTTAGAAGAATTTATGGAAGCCTATTGGAAGAGTGATTCCCTTAAATTTTATAGCTCGCATGGCGTAATTAATGGATGGCACAACACCTTAGAGCGTTACCAAAAAGCCTACCCAACTGAAGCACATACCGGAAAATTAAGCTATAAAATCAACGATGTCACCAAAATTAGTGATGGCGCCTACTATGTATTGGGCGAATACCATATTAAGCGCGAGGTTGGTAATGCAGATGGCATCTTCATGGTAGTGTTTAAAAACATTAATGGTAAATGGAAGGTAATTGCAAACACTTCTATGTAA
- a CDS encoding DMT family transporter, translating into MKNQHSTYLIQLAIATLFISASGALGKFIDMPTPVVIWWRSILGALFLLGFCFYKKFNLKIHSRNDALSIFVTALLMGGHWVFYFYALKLSNVALGMLSLFVFPIFTAFLEPLFIKVKFDPTYILLGIMVLLGMYILAPEFSLENSHVQGILFGLCSAFCYALRNIISKKLTSNYNGTKIMFYQTAILTLLLFPVLFFMDTSNITTQYPYVILLAIVVTAIGHTMLINSLKHFSVSTASIINSVQPIFGIIIAFIFLNEVPTANTFLGGSLILATVIIESVRSRNK; encoded by the coding sequence ATGAAAAACCAACATAGTACCTACCTTATTCAATTGGCCATAGCCACTCTTTTTATAAGTGCCTCGGGTGCATTGGGTAAATTTATAGACATGCCCACACCCGTAGTTATTTGGTGGCGTTCCATTTTGGGTGCTTTATTTTTATTGGGATTTTGTTTTTACAAAAAATTCAATCTAAAAATACACTCCAGAAATGATGCCCTTTCAATATTTGTTACCGCTCTTCTAATGGGCGGGCATTGGGTTTTTTATTTCTATGCGCTTAAACTTTCAAATGTTGCACTGGGGATGCTATCTCTATTTGTGTTCCCCATTTTTACAGCCTTTTTGGAACCGCTTTTCATCAAAGTAAAATTCGATCCAACCTATATTCTTTTGGGTATTATGGTTTTGTTGGGTATGTATATCTTAGCACCGGAATTCAGCCTTGAAAACTCCCATGTTCAAGGCATTCTATTTGGACTTTGTTCAGCGTTTTGCTACGCCTTGCGAAATATTATTTCTAAAAAACTAACCTCCAATTACAATGGCACAAAAATTATGTTTTATCAAACCGCCATTTTAACCCTACTCTTGTTTCCGGTATTATTTTTTATGGACACCTCCAATATTACTACCCAATATCCCTACGTTATTTTACTAGCTATTGTGGTAACTGCCATTGGCCATACCATGCTAATTAATAGCCTTAAACATTTTTCGGTAAGTACAGCCAGTATTATTAATAGCGTTCAACCTATTTTCGGCATTATTATTGCCTTTATTTTCCTAAATGAAGTTCCAACCGCAAATACATTTTTAGGCGGCTCGCTTATTTTGGCAACGGTTATTATAGAAAGTGTCCGATCAAGAAACAAATAG
- a CDS encoding four helix bundle protein, producing MKEIKFNFEDLKVYLKALDFIDEIYKITNSFPKTEDYALSSPFRRASISIALNIAEGAGDSNAQFNRFLNISKGSIKECVICSTIAKRLNYINQEEDYSNRLKLEELSKMTSSLQKYLTNASKDQKTTN from the coding sequence ATGAAAGAAATTAAATTCAATTTTGAAGATTTAAAAGTATATCTAAAAGCCTTAGACTTTATTGACGAAATCTACAAAATCACTAACAGCTTTCCAAAAACTGAAGATTACGCTCTGAGTTCACCATTTAGACGTGCTTCAATTTCTATTGCGTTGAATATAGCTGAAGGTGCCGGAGATAGTAATGCTCAATTCAATAGGTTTCTCAATATTTCAAAAGGGTCAATAAAAGAATGCGTGATTTGTTCTACCATAGCTAAAAGACTTAATTATATCAATCAAGAGGAAGATTATTCTAATCGACTAAAATTGGAAGAACTCTCCAAAATGACCTCAAGCCTTCAAAAATATTTAACAAATGCTTCTAAAGACCAAAAAACTACAAACTAA
- a CDS encoding efflux RND transporter periplasmic adaptor subunit, whose product MKHTSLLIIVTLFLVSCGVEAKKNSVESVLESNNLESIRQKRAELVNEKEAINSKLKQLDEAISKIDTVKHVPLITTLTAKEEVFEHTLELQGNVTTKNLLVITPEFNGILTHVYVKEGQRVSKGQLLAKIDDGGLSQQLAQLQIQADLAKTTFERQKRLWDENIGSEIQYLQAKSNYESQKETVNQLKEQIAKTKVRAPFSGTIDDVITEQGSVVAAGQTPLIRLVNLKDMYIETNVPESYISNVTKGKNVVVEFPVLGEKVETEIRQAGDFINPDNRTFKIEVGIPNDTKNIKPNLTAKIQINDYTNKKAILVPQSIISENANGEQYVYTLKNKNGNNEGVASRVIVKTGKTQGDVIEIIDGVSNGTEIIKEGARSVKDGQTVKVINADDSQ is encoded by the coding sequence ATGAAACATACATCTTTATTAATAATAGTTACCTTGTTTTTAGTTTCCTGCGGAGTCGAGGCCAAAAAAAATTCGGTTGAAAGCGTTTTAGAAAGTAACAACTTAGAAAGCATCCGCCAAAAACGCGCCGAACTGGTAAATGAAAAAGAAGCAATCAACAGTAAACTAAAACAGCTTGACGAAGCTATTTCAAAGATTGACACCGTAAAACACGTACCGTTGATAACCACCTTAACCGCAAAAGAAGAGGTTTTTGAGCACACTTTAGAGTTACAGGGTAACGTTACAACAAAAAACCTTTTGGTTATCACGCCAGAATTTAATGGCATTTTAACCCACGTTTATGTGAAGGAAGGGCAACGTGTTAGCAAAGGACAACTATTAGCTAAAATTGACGACGGTGGTTTAAGCCAGCAACTGGCACAATTGCAAATTCAAGCCGACTTGGCAAAAACTACTTTCGAGCGTCAAAAACGTTTGTGGGATGAAAATATTGGTAGTGAAATTCAATATTTACAAGCCAAATCCAACTATGAGTCTCAAAAAGAAACGGTTAACCAATTAAAAGAGCAAATAGCAAAAACCAAAGTTAGAGCACCTTTTTCTGGCACCATTGACGATGTTATCACAGAGCAAGGTAGTGTTGTTGCAGCAGGCCAAACACCATTAATACGTTTGGTTAACTTAAAAGATATGTATATTGAAACCAATGTACCCGAAAGTTATATTTCAAATGTAACCAAAGGCAAAAATGTAGTAGTTGAATTTCCAGTGTTAGGGGAAAAAGTAGAAACCGAAATACGTCAAGCTGGGGATTTTATCAACCCAGACAACCGAACATTTAAAATTGAAGTCGGTATTCCAAACGATACTAAAAACATAAAACCAAACTTAACGGCAAAAATTCAAATTAACGATTACACCAATAAAAAAGCCATTTTAGTGCCGCAAAGTATTATCTCTGAAAATGCTAACGGCGAACAATATGTGTACACCCTAAAAAATAAAAATGGCAATAACGAAGGGGTGGCTAGCCGTGTTATTGTAAAAACAGGAAAAACACAAGGCGATGTTATCGAAATTATTGATGGCGTTAGCAATGGTACCGAAATCATAAAAGAAGGCGCACGCAGTGTTAAAGATGGACAAACCGTTAAAGTAATTAATGCAGACGATAGCCAATAG
- a CDS encoding DUF4407 domain-containing protein — protein sequence MLNRFFIICSGADTDILKNCTVGEQNKYAGIGATVFFTALMAFIASSYALYTVFNNLYTSVFFGFIWGLLIFNLDRYIVSTIKKTGNIVNELAQATPRLILATIIAMVISKPLELKIFEKEINQVLLEQKNNLALANKTQIAKQFNPEIEALKKEVNSLQQQIKIKEAEVNNLYDIYIAEAEGTAGTKLLGKGPVYKEKREKHDAALAELNRLKAENGSKIMAIESQITQIKAHYNTKVSDTQPIINNFDGLMARVDALGELSWFPSLFIFLLFLAVETTPVFAKLLSPKGTYDYKLEDIEDAAKNSLAKNKNQRAALLKTDILVNDKVYTDIAQENELYTYKRKKVRELMQLQADAFYNKQKSVL from the coding sequence ATGTTAAATCGATTTTTCATCATCTGTTCGGGTGCCGATACAGACATTTTAAAAAACTGTACTGTTGGAGAGCAAAACAAATACGCTGGTATTGGCGCCACGGTTTTTTTTACGGCCTTAATGGCATTTATTGCCTCTAGTTATGCCCTCTATACCGTTTTCAACAATCTCTATACCTCAGTTTTTTTCGGTTTTATTTGGGGGCTACTTATTTTTAATTTAGACCGTTATATTGTTTCAACCATAAAAAAGACGGGAAATATAGTTAACGAACTTGCTCAAGCCACACCACGACTCATATTGGCAACAATTATCGCCATGGTTATATCGAAACCCTTAGAGCTTAAAATTTTTGAAAAGGAAATCAACCAAGTGCTTTTAGAACAAAAAAACAATCTCGCACTGGCAAACAAAACCCAAATAGCAAAGCAATTTAATCCTGAAATAGAAGCTCTAAAAAAAGAAGTTAACAGTTTACAGCAACAGATTAAAATTAAAGAAGCAGAAGTTAACAACCTTTACGATATTTATATAGCCGAAGCGGAAGGAACGGCAGGTACAAAACTTTTGGGCAAAGGCCCTGTTTATAAAGAAAAGCGAGAAAAGCACGATGCAGCTTTAGCCGAACTTAATCGTTTAAAAGCCGAAAACGGTTCAAAAATTATGGCAATCGAATCACAAATCACTCAAATTAAAGCCCACTATAACACCAAAGTTTCGGACACACAGCCAATCATCAATAATTTTGACGGTTTAATGGCACGTGTCGATGCTTTAGGTGAATTGTCTTGGTTTCCTTCATTGTTTATTTTTTTGCTATTTCTGGCCGTTGAAACGACTCCAGTTTTCGCAAAATTACTATCCCCAAAAGGAACTTATGATTACAAATTAGAAGATATTGAAGATGCTGCAAAGAACAGCCTGGCTAAAAACAAGAACCAACGGGCAGCTCTATTAAAAACCGACATATTGGTTAACGACAAAGTTTACACAGACATCGCTCAAGAAAACGAATTATACACTTACAAGCGAAAAAAAGTAAGGGAGCTCATGCAATTGCAGGCAGATGCCTTTTACAACAAGCAAAAAAGTGTATTGTAA
- a CDS encoding dipeptidase, with amino-acid sequence MKNISSYIKEHKDRFLNELIELLKIPSISADSTYKSDVIKTAEAVKYSLEKAGCDTVEICPTNGYPIVYGEKIIDKNLPTVLVYGHYDVQPPDPLNLWNSPPFEPVIKNTEQHPEGAIFARGACDDKGQMYMHVKALELMTKTEQLPCNIKFMIEGEEEVGSVNLGPFVKNNREKLKNDVILISDTGMIAKDTPSITTGLRGLSYVEVEVTGPNRDLHSGLYGGAVANPINVLSKMIASLHDENNQITIPGFYEKVEELSLEERAEMGKAPFNLEQYKNSLDIDAVYGELGYTTNERNAIRPTLDVNGIWGGYTGEGAKTVIPSKAYAKISMRLVPHQDWEEITELFKTHFESIAPKGVKVNVTPHHGGQGYVTPIDSVGYQAASKAYQDTFGKKPIPQRSGGSIPIVSLFEHELKSKIILMGFGLDSDAIHSPNEHFGIWNYLKGIETIPYFYKYFTQLSK; translated from the coding sequence ATGAAAAACATTTCTTCTTATATAAAAGAACATAAAGACCGATTCTTAAACGAACTTATCGAATTACTAAAAATCCCTTCGATTAGTGCTGACTCAACTTACAAAAGTGACGTTATTAAAACAGCAGAAGCCGTAAAATACAGTTTAGAAAAAGCTGGATGCGACACCGTTGAAATTTGCCCCACCAATGGCTACCCTATTGTTTATGGCGAAAAAATAATCGATAAAAACCTACCAACCGTACTTGTTTACGGGCATTACGATGTGCAACCACCAGACCCATTAAATCTGTGGAATTCCCCACCATTCGAGCCCGTTATAAAAAACACCGAACAACATCCCGAGGGCGCCATTTTTGCCCGTGGTGCCTGTGACGACAAAGGCCAAATGTACATGCATGTTAAAGCGCTTGAGTTGATGACAAAAACCGAGCAACTGCCGTGTAACATTAAGTTTATGATTGAAGGCGAAGAAGAAGTAGGCAGTGTAAACCTTGGACCGTTTGTAAAAAACAATCGGGAAAAATTAAAAAACGATGTTATTCTCATTTCCGATACGGGAATGATCGCCAAAGACACCCCGTCTATAACAACTGGCTTAAGGGGTTTAAGCTATGTTGAAGTGGAAGTCACTGGCCCCAATCGCGACCTACACTCAGGTTTATATGGTGGTGCAGTCGCCAATCCTATTAATGTACTTAGTAAAATGATCGCTTCGCTTCACGATGAAAATAATCAAATTACCATTCCTGGGTTTTACGAAAAAGTAGAAGAGCTCAGTTTAGAAGAACGTGCAGAAATGGGCAAGGCGCCTTTTAATTTGGAGCAGTACAAAAATTCATTGGACATCGATGCTGTTTATGGCGAGTTAGGCTACACCACTAACGAGCGTAATGCCATTCGCCCAACCTTAGATGTAAATGGTATTTGGGGTGGCTACACGGGCGAAGGTGCTAAAACCGTAATACCCAGCAAAGCCTATGCTAAAATATCAATGCGTTTAGTGCCACACCAAGACTGGGAAGAAATTACAGAACTGTTCAAAACACATTTTGAAAGCATCGCTCCAAAAGGGGTTAAAGTTAATGTTACACCACACCACGGCGGCCAAGGTTATGTAACGCCTATTGACAGCGTAGGCTATCAAGCGGCTAGCAAGGCTTACCAAGACACGTTTGGAAAAAAACCCATTCCCCAACGCAGCGGCGGAAGCATTCCTATCGTTTCGCTTTTTGAACACGAATTAAAAAGTAAAATTATCTTGATGGGTTTTGGTTTAGACAGTGATGCCATACATTCACCCAACGAGCATTTTGGCATTTGGAATTATTTAAAAGGCATAGAAACCATTCCGTATTTTTATAAATATTTCACCCAACTTTCAAAATAA